From Ancylobacter pratisalsi, one genomic window encodes:
- a CDS encoding efflux RND transporter permease subunit, giving the protein MRFSHFFIDRPIFASVVSVVVMILGAVAYVGLPVAQYPDIAPPVVNVSGQYPGASAETVADTVVAPIEQQINGVEGMLYISSNSTADGRFSIAVTFDIGTDLDIAQVQVQNRVATATPRLPQEVQQIGVTVAKASPDILMVVSLFSPDNSRDSLFISNYANLQIKDQLQRVTGVGSITVFGSRDYAMQVWLDPMKLQALNLTASDVTAALQAQNLQVASGVLNAPPVPNQLAFQVAVRTLGRLSTPEEFGDIVVRETGDAVVRLRDVARIGIEAQDNSSISYFDSKPSVALGIFQLPGSNALATGQAIEKEIAEIAKSFPAGMTYSTAYNPTQFIAESVRAVEDTIIEAIVLVVIVVILFLQTWRAAIIPILAIPVSLIGTFFIMSLFGFSLNNLSLFGLVLAIGIVVDDAIVVVESVEHNISTGLSPRDAAYKTMDEVGGALVAISLVLASVFIPSAFITGISGQFYRQFALTIAGSTLISLLVSLTLSPAMCALLLRPHKGPDHKPAWYARPFTGFFYYFNKGFDGLSRGYGRFTGRVVRFAVIVLVVYAGILAGGFQLFRMTPQGFIPSQDRGYLIVAAQLPGGAALARTNDVMTRAAKIALDTPGVAHVVNIVGFSGATFTNAPNAGAMFIILGPAAERALHPGQSAAAIQGQLFGKLASIEEAFMIVVMPPPVQGIGNAGGYRMMIEDRNGAGYGALQNAVYAMMGRANQTPGLKQVYSLFETSTPQIFLDIDRTKAQLLGVNMADVFSTLQTYIGSAYVNDFNLFGRTYRVQAQADAPFRLTQDDLLQLRVRNSHDETVPIGSFATVKDIAGPYRVPRYNLYPAAELDGDTMPGTSQGEAIQMMQKIAAETLPSGFSYEWTTLAYQQVRAGNTAIFAFALGVVFVFLVLAAQYESLTLPLAVILIVPMCLIAAVAGILLRGQDNNILSQVGFIVLIGLAAKNAILIVEFAKQLEDRGEDRFTAAQHAAQLRLRPIIMTSLAFILGVVPLVRATGAGSELRQALGTAVFSGMIGVTFFGLLFTPTFYVVCRWLAGFGERRRQRKAEAASGSH; this is encoded by the coding sequence ATGCGATTTTCACATTTCTTCATCGACCGCCCGATCTTCGCTTCGGTGGTTTCCGTCGTCGTGATGATCCTCGGTGCGGTGGCCTATGTCGGGCTGCCCGTCGCTCAGTATCCCGACATCGCCCCGCCGGTGGTCAACGTCTCCGGTCAGTATCCCGGCGCGAGCGCGGAAACCGTCGCCGACACGGTGGTTGCGCCAATCGAGCAACAGATCAACGGCGTGGAGGGGATGCTCTACATCTCCTCCAACTCCACCGCCGATGGCCGTTTCTCGATCGCGGTGACCTTCGACATCGGCACCGATCTCGATATCGCGCAGGTTCAGGTGCAGAACCGGGTGGCCACGGCAACGCCGCGCCTGCCCCAGGAAGTGCAACAGATCGGCGTCACCGTCGCGAAGGCCTCGCCTGACATCCTGATGGTGGTCAGCCTGTTCTCGCCGGACAATTCGCGCGACTCGCTGTTCATCTCCAACTACGCCAATTTGCAGATCAAGGATCAGCTCCAGCGCGTGACGGGCGTGGGCTCGATCACGGTGTTCGGCTCGCGCGACTATGCGATGCAGGTGTGGCTCGACCCGATGAAGCTGCAGGCGCTGAACCTGACTGCGTCGGACGTTACCGCCGCGCTCCAGGCGCAGAACCTGCAAGTTGCCTCGGGCGTGCTGAATGCGCCCCCGGTGCCGAACCAGCTCGCCTTCCAGGTCGCGGTGCGAACGCTCGGGCGGCTGTCCACGCCGGAAGAGTTCGGCGACATCGTGGTGCGCGAGACGGGCGATGCGGTGGTGCGCCTGCGCGACGTCGCGCGTATCGGCATCGAAGCGCAGGACAATTCGTCGATCTCCTACTTCGATTCCAAGCCCTCCGTGGCGCTCGGCATCTTCCAGCTTCCCGGCTCGAACGCACTGGCGACCGGCCAGGCGATCGAGAAGGAAATCGCGGAGATCGCCAAGAGCTTCCCGGCGGGCATGACCTATTCCACGGCGTACAACCCGACGCAGTTCATTGCGGAATCGGTGCGCGCGGTGGAGGACACGATCATCGAGGCGATCGTGCTCGTCGTGATCGTGGTGATCCTGTTCCTGCAGACATGGCGCGCGGCGATCATTCCGATTCTCGCGATTCCGGTTTCGCTGATCGGCACCTTCTTCATCATGAGCCTGTTCGGCTTCTCGCTGAACAACCTGTCGCTGTTCGGACTGGTGCTCGCCATCGGTATCGTGGTCGACGACGCGATCGTCGTCGTGGAGAGCGTGGAGCACAACATCTCCACCGGCCTGAGCCCGCGCGACGCCGCTTACAAGACGATGGACGAGGTGGGCGGGGCGCTGGTCGCGATCTCGCTGGTGCTGGCCTCGGTGTTCATTCCCTCGGCCTTCATCACCGGCATTTCCGGCCAGTTCTACCGGCAGTTCGCCCTGACCATCGCGGGCTCCACGCTGATCTCGCTGCTGGTCTCGCTGACGCTGTCGCCGGCGATGTGCGCGCTGCTGCTGCGCCCGCACAAGGGGCCGGACCATAAGCCGGCCTGGTATGCGCGCCCGTTTACCGGCTTCTTCTATTATTTCAACAAGGGCTTCGACGGGCTCTCGCGCGGCTATGGCCGGTTCACCGGCCGGGTGGTGCGCTTCGCCGTGATCGTGCTGGTGGTCTATGCCGGCATCCTCGCCGGCGGCTTCCAGCTGTTCCGCATGACGCCGCAGGGCTTCATCCCCTCGCAGGATCGCGGCTATCTCATCGTCGCCGCCCAGCTTCCCGGCGGCGCGGCGCTGGCGCGAACCAATGACGTGATGACGCGGGCGGCGAAGATTGCCCTCGACACGCCCGGCGTCGCCCATGTGGTGAACATTGTCGGCTTCTCCGGCGCGACCTTCACCAACGCGCCGAATGCCGGTGCCATGTTCATCATTCTCGGCCCCGCCGCCGAGCGCGCCCTGCATCCGGGCCAGTCCGCCGCCGCGATCCAGGGCCAGCTCTTCGGCAAGCTCGCCTCGATCGAGGAAGCGTTCATGATCGTCGTCATGCCGCCGCCCGTTCAGGGCATCGGCAATGCCGGCGGCTACCGGATGATGATCGAGGACCGCAACGGCGCCGGCTATGGCGCGCTGCAGAACGCGGTCTATGCGATGATGGGCAGGGCGAACCAGACGCCGGGCCTCAAGCAGGTCTACTCGCTGTTCGAGACCTCCACGCCGCAGATCTTCCTCGATATCGACCGGACCAAGGCGCAGCTGCTCGGCGTCAACATGGCGGACGTGTTCTCGACGCTGCAGACCTATATCGGCTCGGCCTATGTCAACGACTTCAACCTGTTCGGGCGAACCTACCGGGTGCAGGCGCAGGCCGACGCGCCGTTCCGCCTGACCCAGGACGATTTGCTCCAGCTCCGCGTCAGAAACTCGCATGACGAGACGGTCCCGATCGGCTCGTTCGCGACGGTGAAGGACATTGCCGGCCCCTACCGCGTGCCGCGCTACAACCTCTATCCGGCGGCGGAACTCGACGGCGACACCATGCCCGGCACCTCGCAGGGCGAGGCGATCCAGATGATGCAGAAGATCGCCGCCGAGACCCTGCCCAGTGGCTTCTCCTATGAGTGGACGACGCTGGCCTACCAGCAGGTGAGGGCAGGCAACACCGCGATCTTCGCCTTTGCGCTCGGCGTGGTGTTCGTCTTCCTGGTGCTCGCGGCGCAGTATGAAAGCCTGACGCTGCCTCTTGCGGTCATCCTCATCGTGCCGATGTGTCTGATCGCGGCGGTTGCGGGCATTTTGCTGCGAGGGCAGGACAACAACATCCTGTCCCAGGTGGGCTTCATCGTGCTCATCGGTCTGGCGGCGAAGAACGCGATTCTGATCGTGGAATTCGCCAAGCAGCTCGAGGATCGCGGCGAGGACCGCTTCACCGCCGCCCAGCATGCCGCGCAGCTGCGCCTGCGCCCGATCATCATGACCTCGCTCGCCTTCATCCTCGGCGTGGTGCCGCTGGTGCGGGCGACCGGCGCGGGCTCGGAACTGCGCCAGGCGCTCGGCACGGCGGTGTTCTCCGGCATGATCGGGGTGACCTTCTTCGGCCTGCTGTTCACGCCGACCTTCTACGTGGTGTGCCGCTGGCTCGCGGGCTTCGGCGAGCGCCGCCGCCAGCGCAAGGCGGAAGCGGCGAGCGGCTCGCACTGA
- a CDS encoding helix-turn-helix domain-containing protein, whose protein sequence is MSGRTRSIDRSGMEAGAQAITGQLGRTIQRLRKAYNLSLSELSEQSGVAKSIISQIERNETNPTLATVWRLSQALDVSIDRFMAATDDEPFVEHLTRADTPMLVSEDGKCRLTITGWIKTVEWLQWFDFVAEPGGELISDGHQRGSIECLSVLAGELQVECADVLETARAGETLRYRCDRRHVIRNTGTEPAHATMVCLLKAAVLD, encoded by the coding sequence ATGTCGGGCCGCACGCGAAGTATCGACCGGAGCGGCATGGAGGCGGGTGCCCAGGCCATTACCGGCCAGCTCGGGCGAACCATCCAGCGCCTGCGCAAGGCGTATAATCTCTCGCTCTCCGAACTTTCGGAGCAGTCGGGCGTGGCCAAGTCGATCATCAGCCAGATCGAGCGCAACGAAACCAACCCCACCCTTGCCACCGTGTGGCGTCTGTCGCAGGCCCTGGACGTGTCCATCGACCGCTTCATGGCCGCCACCGATGACGAGCCCTTTGTCGAGCACCTGACCCGCGCCGACACCCCGATGCTGGTCTCCGAAGACGGCAAGTGCCGCCTCACCATCACCGGATGGATCAAGACGGTGGAATGGCTGCAGTGGTTCGACTTCGTCGCCGAGCCCGGCGGCGAGCTTATTTCGGACGGACACCAGCGCGGCTCGATCGAGTGCCTGTCGGTTCTGGCGGGCGAGCTTCAGGTGGAATGTGCCGATGTGCTGGAAACCGCCCGTGCGGGCGAAACCTTGCGCTATCGCTGCGACCGCCGCCACGTGATCCGCAACACCGGCACCGAGCCGGCCCACGCGACCATGGTGTGCCTGCTCAAAGCCGCGGTTCTCGACTGA
- a CDS encoding threonine ammonia-lyase, whose product MMQSNALPTIDDVTSAAERLAGVAVRTRLVNSSRLDEITGGRIFLKPEPLQRTGSFKFRGAYNRISRLPAEQRAGGVVACSSGNHAQGVAAAATLMGMPSVIVMPKDAPAMKRARTIAFGGEVVEYDRETEDRDAIADRIARERGAVFVPPYDDFYIIAGQGTVGLEIAEDFAAMDLAPDVVLANASGGGLISGTAIAVKSRFPQARVMTAEPAGFDDHARSFVSGGRERNARVSGSICDALLAATPGRLTFEISSRIVGEGVSASDEEVARAVAFAFEELKIVVEPGGAVALAAVLAGRLDLRGKVAAIVLSGGNVDREMFTRCLAAA is encoded by the coding sequence ATGATGCAAAGCAACGCCCTCCCCACCATTGATGACGTCACCTCTGCCGCCGAGCGGCTGGCCGGTGTGGCGGTTCGCACGCGGCTGGTCAACTCGTCCCGGCTCGACGAGATTACCGGCGGCCGGATCTTCCTGAAGCCCGAGCCGTTGCAGCGGACCGGTTCGTTCAAGTTCCGCGGCGCCTATAACCGCATCTCGCGCCTTCCCGCCGAGCAGCGCGCGGGCGGGGTGGTGGCCTGTTCGTCGGGAAACCACGCCCAGGGCGTGGCGGCGGCGGCGACGCTGATGGGCATGCCCTCGGTGATCGTGATGCCCAAGGACGCACCGGCGATGAAGCGGGCGCGCACCATCGCCTTCGGGGGCGAGGTGGTGGAGTATGACCGCGAGACCGAGGACCGCGACGCCATCGCCGACAGGATCGCCCGCGAGCGCGGGGCGGTGTTCGTGCCGCCCTATGACGATTTCTACATCATCGCCGGGCAGGGCACGGTGGGGCTGGAGATCGCCGAGGATTTCGCCGCCATGGACCTCGCGCCGGATGTCGTGCTCGCCAATGCCTCCGGCGGCGGGCTGATTTCCGGCACCGCCATCGCGGTGAAGAGCCGGTTCCCGCAGGCGCGGGTCATGACCGCCGAGCCGGCGGGGTTCGATGACCACGCGCGCTCCTTCGTCTCGGGCGGGCGTGAGCGCAACGCGCGCGTCAGCGGCTCGATCTGCGATGCGCTGCTGGCGGCGACGCCGGGGCGGCTGACCTTCGAGATCAGCTCCCGCATCGTCGGCGAGGGGGTTTCGGCCAGCGACGAGGAAGTCGCCCGCGCCGTGGCCTTCGCCTTCGAGGAACTGAAGATCGTGGTGGAGCCGGGTGGCGCGGTTGCACTTGCCGCCGTGCTGGCCGGTCGGCTCGACCTCAGGGGCAAGGTTGCCGCCATCGTGTTGTCCGGCGGCAATGTCGACCGCGAGATGTTCACGCGCTGCCTCGCGGCGGCGTGA
- a CDS encoding glycosyltransferase family 4 protein yields the protein MRIVIATDAWSPQVNGVVRSLQNTAREAAALGADIQFLTPADFRTLPMPTYPEIRLALATPSRVARRMDEIGAECVHIATEGPVGIMARRLCLSRGQPFTTSYHTRFPEYLAARAPVPEKLSYAWLRRFHNAGAGIMVSTPTLETELRGRGFHNIMRWSRGVDATLFQPRPPEDCDAFVQALPRPIFVSVGRVAVEKNIGAFLKLDLPGSKVVVGDGPALASLRAQYPDTHFLGMKEGEALARIYAAADVFVFPSLTDTFGIVLLEAMASGLPVAAFPVTGPRDVIDAAPADAPVGVLDPDLRRAALGALDIDRANARTYALGYSWRACTEQFLNNIATAQHRVLAPKAAAG from the coding sequence ATGCGCATTGTCATTGCGACGGATGCCTGGTCGCCGCAGGTCAACGGCGTCGTCCGCTCGCTGCAGAACACCGCCCGCGAGGCGGCCGCTCTCGGCGCCGACATTCAGTTTCTGACGCCCGCCGATTTCCGAACCCTGCCGATGCCGACCTACCCGGAAATCCGCCTGGCGCTGGCAACCCCTTCACGGGTGGCCCGCCGGATGGACGAGATCGGCGCCGAATGCGTGCATATCGCCACCGAAGGCCCGGTCGGCATCATGGCGCGGCGCCTGTGCCTGTCGCGCGGCCAGCCCTTCACCACCAGCTACCACACCCGCTTTCCCGAGTATCTCGCCGCGCGGGCCCCGGTGCCCGAGAAGCTCTCCTATGCGTGGCTGCGCCGCTTTCACAATGCCGGCGCGGGCATCATGGTCTCGACGCCGACGCTGGAGACGGAGCTGCGCGGTCGCGGCTTCCACAACATCATGCGCTGGTCGCGCGGCGTGGACGCCACGCTGTTCCAGCCGCGCCCGCCGGAGGACTGCGACGCCTTCGTGCAGGCCCTGCCGCGCCCCATCTTCGTCTCGGTCGGCCGTGTCGCGGTGGAGAAGAACATCGGCGCCTTCCTCAAGCTGGACCTTCCCGGCAGCAAGGTGGTGGTCGGCGACGGCCCCGCTCTCGCCTCGCTGCGGGCCCAGTACCCGGACACCCATTTTCTCGGCATGAAGGAAGGCGAGGCCCTCGCGCGCATCTACGCCGCCGCCGACGTCTTCGTCTTTCCAAGCCTCACCGACACCTTCGGCATCGTCCTGCTGGAAGCGATGGCGAGCGGCCTGCCGGTGGCGGCCTTTCCCGTCACCGGCCCGCGGGACGTGATCGACGCCGCGCCCGCCGATGCGCCGGTGGGCGTGCTTGACCCGGACCTGCGCCGCGCCGCGCTCGGTGCGCTCGACATCGACCGCGCCAATGCCCGCACCTACGCACTCGGCTATTCCTGGCGCGCCTGCACCGAGCAGTTCCTCAACAACATCGCCACGGCGCAGCACCGCGTGCTGGCGCCGAAGGCAGCCGCCGGCTGA
- a CDS encoding UDP-2,3-diacylglucosamine diphosphatase, translating to MAQTAPDLSDAPDGRRFRSLFLSDIHLGTKGCQADLLLDFLRYHDAETLYLVGDIVDGWRLRSGWYWPQSHNDVVQKLLRKGRKGTRIVYLPGNHDEFLRDYYGSHFGGIEVVETAIHEAADGKRYLVIHGDVFDVVVRHAKWLAFLGDGAYSFALGINTYLNWVRRKLGFPYWSLSQWAKLKVKNAVSFIGRFEEAVATEARRHKVDGVICGHIHHATMHNDFGVGYINCGDWVESCTAIVEHEDGRFELIDWARQTRARTGAPLLLERPKVAA from the coding sequence ATGGCACAGACAGCCCCCGATTTGAGCGATGCACCTGACGGGCGCCGGTTCCGCAGCCTGTTCCTGTCCGACATCCATCTCGGCACCAAGGGCTGTCAGGCCGACCTTCTGCTCGACTTCCTGAGATACCACGACGCCGAGACGCTCTATCTCGTCGGCGACATCGTCGATGGCTGGCGCCTGCGCTCGGGCTGGTACTGGCCGCAGAGCCACAACGACGTGGTGCAGAAATTGCTCCGCAAGGGCCGCAAGGGCACCCGCATCGTCTACCTGCCGGGAAACCACGATGAGTTCCTGCGCGACTATTACGGCAGCCATTTCGGCGGCATTGAAGTGGTTGAAACCGCGATCCACGAAGCCGCCGACGGCAAGCGCTATCTTGTCATCCATGGCGACGTCTTCGACGTCGTCGTGCGCCATGCCAAATGGCTCGCCTTCCTCGGCGACGGCGCCTACTCCTTCGCGCTCGGCATCAACACCTACCTTAACTGGGTGCGCCGGAAGCTCGGATTTCCCTATTGGTCTCTGAGCCAGTGGGCCAAGCTCAAGGTAAAGAACGCGGTCAGCTTCATCGGCCGCTTCGAGGAGGCCGTGGCCACCGAGGCGCGCCGGCACAAGGTGGATGGCGTGATCTGCGGCCACATCCATCATGCCACGATGCATAATGATTTCGGCGTGGGCTATATTAACTGCGGCGACTGGGTCGAGAGCTGCACGGCGATCGTCGAGCACGAGGATGGCCGCTTCGAGCTTATCGACTGGGCCCGCCAGACCCGCGCCCGGACCGGCGCGCCCCTGCTGCTGGAACGGCCGAAGGTCGCTGCCTGA
- a CDS encoding LysE family translocator encodes MSVQIVSLFLFAIAGALTPGPNNMISAGSGAAFGFRRTMPQIWGVSVGFTIMVLAVGMGLGALFTAVPYLHETLKIAGSLYLLYLAWKIANATGPAGGAAIEKPMTMLQSALFQWVNPKAWTIALSIVPAFTSVGAENVLAEVLVIAAVSGAVSFPCLCLWAGFGSLLAHLLAEPRQRRIVNYLMAALVAASVVMLFL; translated from the coding sequence GTGTCCGTGCAAATCGTTTCGCTGTTCCTGTTCGCGATTGCCGGCGCGCTGACACCTGGCCCCAACAACATGATTTCCGCCGGCTCCGGCGCCGCCTTCGGCTTCCGGCGCACCATGCCGCAGATCTGGGGGGTCAGTGTCGGCTTCACCATCATGGTGCTGGCGGTCGGCATGGGGCTCGGCGCCCTGTTCACGGCGGTGCCCTACCTGCACGAGACGCTGAAGATCGCCGGCTCGCTCTATCTGCTCTATCTCGCCTGGAAGATCGCCAATGCCACCGGCCCGGCCGGCGGCGCGGCGATCGAAAAGCCGATGACGATGCTTCAGTCGGCGCTGTTCCAGTGGGTCAATCCCAAGGCCTGGACCATCGCGCTCAGCATCGTGCCGGCCTTTACCAGCGTGGGCGCCGAAAACGTCCTGGCCGAGGTGCTGGTGATCGCGGCCGTATCCGGCGCCGTCAGCTTTCCCTGCCTGTGCCTGTGGGCCGGCTTCGGCTCGCTGCTCGCCCACCTGCTCGCCGAGCCGCGCCAGCGCCGCATCGTCAACTATCTGATGGCGGCCCTGGTCGCCGCCAGCGTGGTCATGCTTTTCCTCTGA